GGCGGTCCACGTAGACGTGGCCGTAGGCGCGGATGCCGCGCAGGTAGAAGTCCACGTCCTCGTAGACGGGGATGGTGGCGTCGAAGCCGCCCAGCGGGGCGAAGTGCTCGCGGCGCACCATGCACGCCGAATTCACATACAGCGTGCCGCGGAACAGGATGTGCGCCACCGTCCACGCGCTGCTGGGCGTGCTGGCGCCCACCTTGGCGGCCCACTGGAAGTACTCGCTCTTGTCCTTGAGCCAGTCCGCGTCGTCGCCGAAGGGCACCACCCAGCCCACCGCCACGCCCGCGTCCGGCCGCGCGTCCAGCGCGCTCACCATGGCGTGCAGCGCGCCCTCCGCCAGCATGTCGTCGTCGTCGAGGAAGTGCAGGAAGCGCCCCCGCGCCAGCGTCACGCCGTGGTTGCGCACCAGCGCGGGACGGCCCTTCGACGGCGGGTCGTTGACGAAGTATCGCACGCGCTCGTCGTTCAAGCCCTCGACCGCGGCGCGCGCGGTGCCCTCCGGCGTGTCGTCCAGGACGATGACCTCGACGCGGACCCCCTCCTGTCGGAGCACCGAACGGATGGCCTCCACGACTTCCTTCTCTCGTCGGTGGGTCGGCATCACCACCGAGACGTCGATTTCGGACATGTCAGGCTTATACGCGTTGGCGACGGGGCCTGAGAAGTCACCCTGGCGCCGTCATTCCGTGCGCGCCCGCCTGCCCGGAGACGCAGGAAGTGCGGCGCGCTTTCTTGGAATGGATGAGCTCGGGAAGACGCGCCCCGTCCTGACGCCGCGTCGTCAAGGGCGACGCGAGGGTGAGGCTCAGAAGCTGGCGACCGCGAAGTCGAAGTCGTCCGCGTCCCACCCGGTGTCTTCCTCGACCTCCGTGAATCGCGACGGCGGTGCGACATGGGTGTCTGGAGCCAGCGCTTTGTCCGACGCGGGGGCACGCGCGGTGCCGCCCTGGCCGTCCCACTCGCTCCAACCGAAGGCGTACCGGGGGGAGGCCGCCGTCGCCTCCATCTCCAGGTGAGCGAGCCGGTCCATCCAGGGCTGCAGGCTGTCTCGAGC
This sequence is a window from Myxococcus stipitatus. Protein-coding genes within it:
- a CDS encoding glycosyltransferase family 2 protein, producing MSEIDVSVVMPTHRREKEVVEAIRSVLRQEGVRVEVIVLDDTPEGTARAAVEGLNDERVRYFVNDPPSKGRPALVRNHGVTLARGRFLHFLDDDDMLAEGALHAMVSALDARPDAGVAVGWVVPFGDDADWLKDKSEYFQWAAKVGASTPSSAWTVAHILFRGTLYVNSACMVRREHFAPLGGFDATIPVYEDVDFYLRGIRAYGHVYVDRPILHYRTGRPSLMHNLGKDGTLVMQSNEIIHGKYRRTNGELEYRLMQLCMRALPFDLAKRLPLWLPKQGRVS